From a single Rutidosis leptorrhynchoides isolate AG116_Rl617_1_P2 chromosome 5, CSIRO_AGI_Rlap_v1, whole genome shotgun sequence genomic region:
- the LOC139848992 gene encoding uncharacterized protein, producing the protein MARGRCSAVGDGTKKCKNCGPPRQKADRHHIKNSKSASTSQNTSASFSINNVEVKEFGEKIGLRWPSAHPNSQGFGVDGKFGWVKNLCCNDRPDIAVFQETKCNIVEDRWVQSLWGSDAFGFVQKESVGNSGGMLIIWDSSRFKVNNAVGNSFFMAISGTWVGSGNGSMIVNVYGPHNDRDKKELWASLDNLLSGNDLPCVICGDFNEVRFSSDRLNSIFNHSRARIFNDFINRNSLVEVPLNGKRFTRICDNGVKFSKLDRFLINEDFMNLWEDLSVVALDRKRSDHCPLVLRDKIMDFGPKPFKVFDEWWNKEGVDKVIMDA; encoded by the exons ATGGCTAGGGGCAGATGCTCTGCTGTTGGAGATGGGACTAAAAAGTGTAAAAATTGTGGGCCACCTCGTCAGAAGGCCGATAGACATCATATTAAAAATTCGAAGTCTGCTTCCACTTCTCAAAACACTAGCGCTAGCTTCTCAATCAACAATGTGGAAGTTAAGGAGTTTGGGGAGAAAATTGGATTACGGTGGCCAAGTGCCCACCCTAATTCTCA GGGTTTTGGGGTGGATGGAAAATTTGGGTGGGTCAAAAATCTGTGTTGTAATGATAGGCCTGATATTGCGGTTTTTCAAGAGACTAAATGCAATATTGTTGAAGATAGATGGGTGCAAAGTTTGTGGGGCAGTGATGCGTTTGGTTTTGTTCAAAAGGAATCGGTGGGTAATTCGGGGGGTATGCTTATTATTTGGGATAGCTCGAGATTTAAGGTCAACAATGCGGTTGGGAATTCGTTTTTTATGGCTATTAGTGGGACTTGGGTTGGGTCGGGTAATGGGTCTATGATCGTTAATGTTTACGGGCCACATAATGATAGGGATAAAAAAGAACTTTGGGCTTCATTAGATAACCTTCTTAGTGGTAACGACTTGCCTTGTGTGATATGCGGTGATTTTAATGAGGTTCGATTTAGCTCGGATCGTTTAAATAGTATCTTCAATCATTCTCGTGCTCGTATCTTTAATGATTTCATCAATAGGAACTCGCTTGTTGAGGTGCCCTTGAACGGTAAAAGATTTACGCGTATTTGTGATAATGGTGTGAAGTTTAGTAAACTTGATAGGTTTTTAATTAATGAGGACTTTATGAATTTGTGGGAGGATCTCTCGGTGGTGGCTCTAGATAGGAAAAGGTCGGATCATTGTCCTCTTGTTCTTAGAGATAAAATTATGGATTTTGGTCCCAAGCCGTTTAAGGTCTTTGATGAATGGTGGAATAAAGAGGGTGTTGACAAGGTTATTATGGATGCGTGA